A section of the Perognathus longimembris pacificus isolate PPM17 chromosome 7, ASM2315922v1, whole genome shotgun sequence genome encodes:
- the Hmgb4 gene encoding high mobility group protein B4: MGKEIQLRPKVNVSSYIHFFLNYRNKFKEQQPNTYLGFKEFSRKCSEKWRSISKHEKAKYEALAKLDKARYQEEMMNYIGKKKKRRKRDPQAPRRPPSSFLIFSQDHYAQLKKENPGWSVVQVAKATGKMWSTKTEVDKQPYEQRAAVLRSKYFEDLNTYRQQHHGRKRSFRQSARNQRGRTEPNKREDPV, translated from the coding sequence ATGGGAAAAGAAATCCAGCTAAGGCCAAAGGTGAATGTCTCATCTTACATCCACTTTTTTCTGAATTACAGAAACAAATTCAAGGAACAGCAGCCTAATACCTACCTTGGCTTTAAGGAGTTTTCTAGAAAGTGTTCAGAAAAATGGAGATCCATCTCAAAGCATGAAAAGgccaagtatgaagccctggccAAGCTTGACAAAGCCCGATATCAGGAGGAGATGATGAATTAcattggcaagaagaaaaaacGGAGAAAGAGAGATCCCCAGGCACCTAGAAGGCCTCCATCATCATTCCTAATCTTCTCCCAAGACCACTATGCCCAACTGAAGAAGGAGAATCCTGGCTGGTCAGTGGTGCAGGTGGCAAAGGCTACAGGGAAGATGTGGTCCACGAAAACAGAGGTGGACAAGCAGCCCTATGAGCAGCGAGCTGCTGTCCTACGATCAAAGTACTTCGAGGACCTTAACACCTACCGCCAACAACACCATGGCAGGAAGAGAAGCTTCCGGCAGTCAGCCAGGAACCAGCGTGGCAGAACTGAGCCCAACAAGCGAGAGGATCcggtttga